In one Pseudomonas fitomaticsae genomic region, the following are encoded:
- a CDS encoding LysR family transcriptional regulator, with protein MAAYNLRQLKYFITTVECGSVAEASRKLYIAQPAISTAIKGLEDSFGVQLLIRHHAQGVSLTPSGARFFRKAQELLRMAKEFEQNALADNDVVAGQIDIGCFETVAPLYLPQLIAGFSALYPGVKIRIRDGEQQELVQGLTSGTFDLAILYKHDLDATIETEPLMPAQRPYALLPADHRFAQLKQVSLRDLCLEPMILLDVQPSRTYFVSLFEELGLSPRIEFSSPSIEMVRGMVGQGFGFSILVTRPHSECTYDGKKVVCVDIVEDVTGSGLVAAWLKRGQLTKPAQLFADYCREQLTAKASR; from the coding sequence GTGGCCGCTTACAACCTGCGTCAGTTGAAATACTTCATCACCACCGTCGAATGCGGCAGCGTCGCCGAAGCATCGCGCAAGCTGTACATCGCGCAACCGGCGATCTCCACGGCAATCAAAGGGCTGGAAGACAGCTTCGGCGTGCAACTGCTGATCCGCCATCACGCCCAGGGCGTGTCACTGACGCCCAGCGGCGCGCGGTTCTTCCGCAAGGCCCAGGAGCTGCTGCGCATGGCCAAGGAGTTCGAACAGAACGCCCTCGCCGACAACGACGTGGTGGCCGGGCAGATCGATATAGGCTGTTTTGAAACGGTCGCGCCGCTGTACCTGCCGCAACTGATTGCCGGCTTCTCGGCGCTGTATCCGGGGGTGAAGATCCGCATCCGCGACGGCGAACAACAGGAACTGGTGCAAGGCCTGACTTCGGGCACGTTCGATCTGGCAATCCTCTACAAGCACGATCTCGATGCCACCATCGAAACCGAACCCCTCATGCCGGCCCAACGGCCTTACGCCCTGCTCCCGGCCGATCACCGCTTCGCCCAGCTCAAGCAGGTTTCGCTGCGGGACTTGTGCCTGGAACCGATGATCCTGCTCGACGTGCAACCGAGCCGCACCTACTTCGTCAGCCTGTTCGAAGAACTCGGCCTGTCGCCACGCATCGAGTTCAGCTCACCCTCAATCGAAATGGTGCGCGGCATGGTCGGCCAGGGTTTCGGCTTCTCGATCCTGGTCACCCGCCCCCATTCGGAATGCACCTACGACGGCAAAAAAGTCGTGTGCGTCGACATCGTCGAAGACGTTACCGGTTCAGGACTGGTAGCAGCGTGGCTCAAACGCGGACAACTGACCAAACCGGCGCAGTTGTTTGCCGATTATTGTCGGGAGCAACTGACGGCGAAGGCCAGTCGCTGA